A genomic region of Platichthys flesus chromosome 4, fPlaFle2.1, whole genome shotgun sequence contains the following coding sequences:
- the LOC133952045 gene encoding odorant receptor 131-2-like, whose translation MNDKIMLIQVFVVLFLCINLLQITTFFSKEVFYTTMRYVLFAVTLVSDCLFLFLSDILLILSYYRFTIQMWLCLIIYMVLSLYTFVTPVTLTAMTLERYVAICLPLRHAELCSPRSTLHGILIIHSLSSLPCIVFLSTFFASASYSSYTQSGTCAVEDVIIHRWQGHLRSAISQFYFLIMCITIVFSYVKIMRAAKAASAEDKQSTWRGLRTVGLHAFQLLLCLIQLWCPFIEAAVLQINLMLFLNVRYFNYITFLIAPRCLSPLIYGLRDEMFFHTLKRLALCGLRKKH comes from the coding sequence ATGAATGATAAGATCATGTTGATTCAGGTCTTTGTCGTTCTTTTTCTCTGCATTAACCTTCTGCAAATTACAACCTTTTTCTCCAAGGAGGTCTTCTACACCACCATGCGCTACGTCTTATTTGCTGTCACGCTAGTGTCTGactgtctttttttattcctgtctGACATCCTACTCATTTTGAGTTACTATCGCTTCACGATACAAATGTGGTTGTGCCTTATTATATATATGGTTTTGTCGCTGTACACTTTTGTGACACCGGTCACTCTGACGGCGATGACCCTGGAGCGCTACGTGGCCATTTGCCTGCCGCTGCGTCACGCAGAGCTGTGCTCCCCACGCAGCACTCTGCACGGCATCCTCATCATCCACAGCCTCAGCTCTCTGCCCTGCATCGTTTTTCTCTCCACCTTCTTTGCATCGGCCTCCTACAGCTCCTACACCCAGAGCGGAACGTGCGCTGTGGAAGACGTCATCATCCACAGGTGGCAGGGTCACCTCAGATCAGCGATAAGTCAGTTTTACTTCCTGATCATGTGCATCACAATCGTGTTTTCCTATGTGAAGATAATGAGAGCGGCCAAAGCTGCATCAGCAGAGGACAAACAGTCCACATGGAGAGGACTCAGAACTGTGGGGCTTCATGCTttccagctgctcctgtgtCTCATCCAGCTGTGGTGTCCTTTCATAGAAGCTGCTGTGCTTCAAATCAATCTCATGTTATTTCTCAATGTCAGGTACTTTAATTACATTACTTTTCTTATTGCTCCAagatgtctctctcctctcatttatGGCCTCagggatgaaatgttttttcatacCCTGAAGAGATTAGCTCTCTGTGGTTTGCGTAAGAAACACTGA